Proteins from a single region of Trichoplusia ni isolate ovarian cell line Hi5 chromosome 3, tn1, whole genome shotgun sequence:
- the LOC113491777 gene encoding uncharacterized protein LOC113491777, whose translation MWLSFGISTYYYVATMFGVIYHVLYENEKKYINIPVILYFWAYYVSFIFVMLVASNDLSNEGLKLTRRLSELYCKTSINLTSDTKLLKDLYILVKNNPIQIKCRPNTAVGTNIIPILMSICVSYAIVVLQFSQL comes from the exons ATGTGGTTATCATTTGGTAtctctacatattattatgtggcTACAATGTTTGGAGTTATTTACCACGTGCTCTATGAG aatGAAAAGAAGTATATTAACATCCCCGTTATACTGTATTTTTGGGCATACTACGTATCTTTCATCTTCGTCATGTTGGTAGCCTCAAATGATCTAAGTAATGAGGGACTCAAATTAACGCGAAGGCTTTCTGAACTGTACTGCAAGACTTCTATTA ATTTGACATCAGACACAAAACTTCTCAAGGACCTTTATATTCTGGTGAAAAACAACCCAATACAAATAAAGTGTAGGCCCAATACGGCTGTCGGCACGAATATAATTCCGATACTTATGTCAATATGTGTCTCGTATGCCATAGTTGTATTACAATTCTCACAGCTTTAA